A window of the Acanthochromis polyacanthus isolate Apoly-LR-REF ecotype Palm Island chromosome 10, KAUST_Apoly_ChrSc, whole genome shotgun sequence genome harbors these coding sequences:
- the tlx2 gene encoding T-cell leukemia homeobox protein 2 isoform X1, translated as MEHTGIEEVNQTHQQQHEPISFGIDQILNSSDQSSGCMLPNRTGDPDYALAPNVYSNGYNSVYNPACSMAAGLAGSYNVNMNMNVSMNMNMNVNVNSGGAGGVIRVPAHRPMPPPPPPPAAAAPHPPPSTHPPGIGPGIPSVPGMGMGNAANFTFPWMESSRRFAKDRLTGEQAEESRAGEATGGPGAAGSLCPLPKGDIGRVPVWSTVETLAKCYYPELAHLRDGNGLLADYPFPKGACPAALSPFSVTRRIGHPYQNRTPPKRKKPRTSFSRVQICELEKRFHRQKYLASAERATLAKALKMTDAQVKTWFQNRRTKWRRQTAEEREAERQQANRLMLQLQQEAFQKTLSQPLQPDPLCLHNSSLYALQNLQPWAEDNKVTSVTSVASVV; from the exons ATGGAGCACACCGGGATCGAGGAGGTGAACCAGACgcaccagcagcagcatgagcCCATCAGCTTCGGCATCGACCAGATCCTCAACAGCTCAGATCAGTCCAGCGGCTGCATGCTGCCCAACCGGACCGGCGACCCGGATTACGCGCTGGCCCCCAACGTCTACAGCAACGGCTACAACAGCGTCTACAACCCGGCCTGCTCCATGGCGGCGGGTCTGGCCGGCTCCTACAACGTCAACATGAACATGAACGTCAGTATGAACATGAATATGAACGTTAACGTGAACTCCGGAGGCGCGGGTGGGGTGATTCGGGTGCCGGCGCACAGACCCATGCCTCCTCCGCCGCCGCCGCCCGCCGCCGCCGCGCCTCATCCGCCCCCTTCCACGCATCCGCCGGGCATCGGACCCGGCATCCCCTCGGTGCCTGGGATGGGGATGGGGAACGCAGCGAACTTCACCTTTCCGTGGATGGAGAGCAGTAGGAGGTTTGCCAAGGACAGAttaacag GGGAGCAGGCAGAGGAGAGCCGAGCCGGAGAGGCCACAGGGGGCCCGGGGGCCGCCGGGTCCCTCTGTCCTCTCCCCAAGGGAGACATCGGCAGGGTCCCTGTCTGGAGCACGGTGGAGACATTAGCCAAATGCTATTACCCCGAGCTTGCTCACCTGCGAGACGGCAATGGCCTTCTAGCAGACTATCCGTTCCCAAAGGGGGCTTGCCCAG CTGCCCTCTCGCCCTTCTCCGTGACCCGTCGTATCGGCCACCCGTACCAAAACCGGACGCCGCCAAAGAGGAAAAAGCCTCGCACCTCCTTCAGCCGTGTGCAGATCTGCGAGCTGGAGAAACGTTTTCACCGGCAGAAGTACCTGGCATCGGCTGAGCGTGCCACGTTGGCCAAAGCTCTGAAGATGACGGATGCACAAGTTAAGACCTGGTTTCAGAACAGACGGACAAAATGGCG GAGACAGactgcagaggagagagaggctgAGAGGCAGCAGGCCAACCGGCTGATGCTGCAGCTTCAGCAGGAAGCTTTCCAGAAGACGTTGAGCCAGCCGCTGCAGCCGGACCCGCTCTGCCTGCACAACTCCTCCCTCTACGCCCTGCAGAACCTGCAGCCCTGGGCAGAAGACAATAAGGTGACCTCCGTCACCTCCGTGGCATCTGTAGTGTGA
- the tlx2 gene encoding T-cell leukemia homeobox protein 2 isoform X3, whose product MEHTGIEEVNQTHQQQHEPISFGIDQILNSSDQSSGCMLPNRTGDPDYALAPNVYSNGYNSVYNPACSMAAGLAGSYNVNMNMNVSMNMNMNVNVNSGGAGGVIRVPAHRPMPPPPPPPAAAAPHPPPSTHPPGIGPGIPSVPGMGMGNAANFTFPWMESSRRFAKDRLTAALSPFSVTRRIGHPYQNRTPPKRKKPRTSFSRVQICELEKRFHRQKYLASAERATLAKALKMTDAQVKTWFQNRRTKWRRQTAEEREAERQQANRLMLQLQQEAFQKTLSQPLQPDPLCLHNSSLYALQNLQPWAEDNKVTSVTSVASVV is encoded by the exons ATGGAGCACACCGGGATCGAGGAGGTGAACCAGACgcaccagcagcagcatgagcCCATCAGCTTCGGCATCGACCAGATCCTCAACAGCTCAGATCAGTCCAGCGGCTGCATGCTGCCCAACCGGACCGGCGACCCGGATTACGCGCTGGCCCCCAACGTCTACAGCAACGGCTACAACAGCGTCTACAACCCGGCCTGCTCCATGGCGGCGGGTCTGGCCGGCTCCTACAACGTCAACATGAACATGAACGTCAGTATGAACATGAATATGAACGTTAACGTGAACTCCGGAGGCGCGGGTGGGGTGATTCGGGTGCCGGCGCACAGACCCATGCCTCCTCCGCCGCCGCCGCCCGCCGCCGCCGCGCCTCATCCGCCCCCTTCCACGCATCCGCCGGGCATCGGACCCGGCATCCCCTCGGTGCCTGGGATGGGGATGGGGAACGCAGCGAACTTCACCTTTCCGTGGATGGAGAGCAGTAGGAGGTTTGCCAAGGACAGAttaacag CTGCCCTCTCGCCCTTCTCCGTGACCCGTCGTATCGGCCACCCGTACCAAAACCGGACGCCGCCAAAGAGGAAAAAGCCTCGCACCTCCTTCAGCCGTGTGCAGATCTGCGAGCTGGAGAAACGTTTTCACCGGCAGAAGTACCTGGCATCGGCTGAGCGTGCCACGTTGGCCAAAGCTCTGAAGATGACGGATGCACAAGTTAAGACCTGGTTTCAGAACAGACGGACAAAATGGCG GAGACAGactgcagaggagagagaggctgAGAGGCAGCAGGCCAACCGGCTGATGCTGCAGCTTCAGCAGGAAGCTTTCCAGAAGACGTTGAGCCAGCCGCTGCAGCCGGACCCGCTCTGCCTGCACAACTCCTCCCTCTACGCCCTGCAGAACCTGCAGCCCTGGGCAGAAGACAATAAGGTGACCTCCGTCACCTCCGTGGCATCTGTAGTGTGA
- the tlx2 gene encoding T-cell leukemia homeobox protein 2 isoform X2, producing the protein MEHTGIEEVNQTHQQQHEPISFGIDQILNSSDQSSGCMLPNRTGDPDYALAPNVYSNGYNSVYNPACSMAAGLAGSYNVNMNMNVSMNMNMNVNVNSGGAGGVIRVPAHRPMPPPPPPPAAAAPHPPPSTHPPGIGPGIPSVPGMGMGNAANFTFPWMESSRRFAKDRLTGEQAEESRAGEATGGPGAAGSLCPLPKGDIGRVPVWSTVETLAKCYYPELAHLRDGNGLLADYPFPKGACPAALSPFSVTRRIGHPYQNRTPPKRKKPRTSFSRVQICELEKRFHRQKYLASAERATLAKALKMTDAQVKTWFQNRRTKWRRQTAEEREAERQQANRLMLQLQQEAFQKTLSQPLQPDPLCLHNSSLYALQNLQPWAEDNKLSV; encoded by the exons ATGGAGCACACCGGGATCGAGGAGGTGAACCAGACgcaccagcagcagcatgagcCCATCAGCTTCGGCATCGACCAGATCCTCAACAGCTCAGATCAGTCCAGCGGCTGCATGCTGCCCAACCGGACCGGCGACCCGGATTACGCGCTGGCCCCCAACGTCTACAGCAACGGCTACAACAGCGTCTACAACCCGGCCTGCTCCATGGCGGCGGGTCTGGCCGGCTCCTACAACGTCAACATGAACATGAACGTCAGTATGAACATGAATATGAACGTTAACGTGAACTCCGGAGGCGCGGGTGGGGTGATTCGGGTGCCGGCGCACAGACCCATGCCTCCTCCGCCGCCGCCGCCCGCCGCCGCCGCGCCTCATCCGCCCCCTTCCACGCATCCGCCGGGCATCGGACCCGGCATCCCCTCGGTGCCTGGGATGGGGATGGGGAACGCAGCGAACTTCACCTTTCCGTGGATGGAGAGCAGTAGGAGGTTTGCCAAGGACAGAttaacag GGGAGCAGGCAGAGGAGAGCCGAGCCGGAGAGGCCACAGGGGGCCCGGGGGCCGCCGGGTCCCTCTGTCCTCTCCCCAAGGGAGACATCGGCAGGGTCCCTGTCTGGAGCACGGTGGAGACATTAGCCAAATGCTATTACCCCGAGCTTGCTCACCTGCGAGACGGCAATGGCCTTCTAGCAGACTATCCGTTCCCAAAGGGGGCTTGCCCAG CTGCCCTCTCGCCCTTCTCCGTGACCCGTCGTATCGGCCACCCGTACCAAAACCGGACGCCGCCAAAGAGGAAAAAGCCTCGCACCTCCTTCAGCCGTGTGCAGATCTGCGAGCTGGAGAAACGTTTTCACCGGCAGAAGTACCTGGCATCGGCTGAGCGTGCCACGTTGGCCAAAGCTCTGAAGATGACGGATGCACAAGTTAAGACCTGGTTTCAGAACAGACGGACAAAATGGCG GAGACAGactgcagaggagagagaggctgAGAGGCAGCAGGCCAACCGGCTGATGCTGCAGCTTCAGCAGGAAGCTTTCCAGAAGACGTTGAGCCAGCCGCTGCAGCCGGACCCGCTCTGCCTGCACAACTCCTCCCTCTACGCCCTGCAGAACCTGCAGCCCTGGGCAGAAGACAATAAG CTGTCGGTCTAA